Sequence from the Chthonomonas sp. genome:
TTTACTGGTCTGGTCCAAGCCGTCGGCACAGTCAAGGAAACACGCCCGGGCAAGCTCATCTTGTCCCCGATCGACCTCGGTGATGAGCCCGTTCAGCTCGGCGAGAGCATTGCCATCAACGGTTGCTGCCTCACCGTAATCGAATTCGAGCCGGGCATGACCTTTGAACTCAGCCCCGAGACCTACACCCGTACCAACTTTGGCGACGTGGTGCCCGGGTCGGGCGTGAACCTGGAGCGGGCATTGCGGGTCGGCGACCGGCTTGGCGGCCACATCGTCCAGGGGCACGTCGATGCGATTGGACGCATCCTCGATATTCAAGAACGAGGCGAGCACACGGTCTATCGATTTGAGGCACCCGATGCCCGCTACCTCATCGACAAAGGGAGCGTCACCGTCGATGGAATCAGCCTCACGGTGGTCCATCCGACCGACGCCCATTTTGAGGCTTGGGTGATCCCTCATACGCGTCAACACACGAATCTCATGGACCGAAAGGTCGGCGACCGGGTCAACTTGGAGTACGACGTTCTGGCGAAGCACGTCGAGCGACTGATCAACTTCCGTATCAACGGCTGAGAGCATGATGGACAGAGGCACATGGTGGTACCGATTTATCTGTGACGCGACGCGTACGCTGGTCTTCCGGCCGTTCGGTGGACTGCGAGCGATCCACCCCGAGAAAATCCCAGACGATGGGCCGCTCATCTTCGCCCCCACCCACATGAGCAACTTCGACCCGCCTGCGTGCGCGTGCTGCCAACCGCGCTGCCTCACCTTCATGGCCAAGCGCGAGCTGTTCAAAGTGCCGGTCATTGGGCCGATCATCCGCTCCGTCGGCGCGTTCCCCGTGCGCCGTGGAGAGAACGATTCTGAAGCGATCCGCCTCGCGATCAGGTTGCTGGAGGAGGGCCGGGCCGTCTTGGTGTTTCCTGAGGGCACGCGTGGTGACGGAACTCATATGGGTCCGATTTCGTCGGGCCTTGCGATGCTGGCCAAGCGAACGAACGCTCGAATCCTCCCGATCGCGATGATCGGTTCGCACATCACGCTGCCAAAGGGTCGTAGCTGGCCCCGACGACATCGCATCGACATCGTTTTTGGAGACTCGTTCACGTTTGACGAAGTCGCGGGCGAGGGGAACGAGCGCTTGAAGCGCGTGCGGTTTGTCAACGAGCTTGCAAAGCGATTGGCGGATCTCAGCGCCGCCCACGGTCAGCCGCTGATCATCGCAGAGTCCAATCGAACGACACCAGACTCCGGTTCTGCTGAAACTGAATCCGGAACTTCAGCTCCTGCGTCGCCTGAAACTCAAAGCCAGCCCTGAGGTCGCGGGAATCGTGCTGCGAAGTGAGGCTGAATCGATCGGTGAGCGGTAGTTTCATTCCGAAAAGCAGTCCTCGATAGCGCCCAGTACCCCCTCCGAGCGTGAGCTCCGCTGGCACGTTTCCGTTCGACTCCCCCTGGAGTCCGAACTGCCAGGTCGCGACGAGGTAGAGCGACCGCCCGTCGCGTGTGCGATTGGGCAGGTCCACTACGCCGATCGAAATCCCCGGGATGGCATCGGGGAACGGAATCAAAAACTGGTACGCCAGATCCACCGAGGCACGCCTCCCTCGCTCGTCGTAGGTGAGGGCGGTCTCCCACGCCTCACCGATCGGTGCCTGTACGGCAAACTCCCGCCGATCTCGGAGGTTCAGCGAACTCGCCCCATGCAGCCGCAAGGTCCGCTTTAGGACCTTATGGGCGTTCGGAATCTCACCTACCAAGCCGGGATCAGCCCACGCTACGACCGCAACGAGCGTTCCGAGAGCGAAGCACAGCGCTCTCAATTAGGCGTCGCTCCCCTCTTCGAATAGCCCCGCGCTCGCGGGAAGCGCGGACACTTCGGGAGCATGGATCGTGCGGGCCGAAATGTCGATGTCATTCAGGTCCACCACTGCGGCCTCCTGCGCACCGCCAAGAGACTTGAGTTTGCGCGCCTTCGGCAAGATGTTCCGTTCGAGCGAACCGACGCTGTCATTGTAGGCATCCACCGCCTGGGTGAGCTTCTTCCCCATATTCTGGTAGTGGTCGGCGAAAACTCGGAACGCCGAATGGAGATCGCGTCCCAGCGTCGTAATATGCCGCGCCTCTTCGGCGAGCTTCTCTTGCCGCCAGCCTGCTGCGACCGACCGAAGCAGCGCGATGAGCGTTGTTGGCGTCGCAATGAGCACGTTGTTGTTCACCCCAAACTCGATGAGGCTTGGATCCTGTTCGAGCGCGGCGCTGTAGAGAGACTCGCCAGGCAAGAACAGGACCACAAACTCGGGCGACGACTCGAACTGCTTGTCGTATGACTTGGCGCTGAGCTGCTCCACATGCTTCTTGACCTGTCGTGCGTGCTCGACCAGCATTGTGCGCCGCGCGTCCTCCTCTTCGGCATCGACGCTCGAGAGGTAAGCATCGAGCGGAGTTTTGGCATCGACCACCACCGTTCGGTTATTGGGCAGCTTCACGATGAGGTCGGGTCGCAATCGTCCGTCATCGGTGTTCAAGTTCTTCTGCGTCTCGAAATCGCAGTACTCGAGCATGCCCGCCATCTCGACGACCCGCTTGAGCTGCAACTCACCCCACTGCCCGCGCCGGACCGGGTTGCGCAGTGCTTGGACGAGATTCCGCGTCTCGCGCTGCAGCCGCTCATGGTCGCCCTTGACCGTTTCGAGAGACTTGCGCAACTCGCCGTACGCCTCGGTGCGGGCCCGCTCCATGTCCTGTTGCACGACGTTGAAGTTGCCGAGCTTCTCCTCAATCGGCTTCAATAGGGCCTCGATCGCGACTTTGCGCTTGTCTAGATCGGACTCGCTCGCCCCGCGGAGCTTTTCGAACTCCGACTTGGCGAGTTCGAGGAAGGTGCCCTGGCTCGTCTGGACGGCGGTGTTCGCGAGATTCTGAAACGCCTCGCGCATACGATTCTCAGCGTCCGCCAGGAGTTGCTTTTGTTCGGCAAACTGTCGATCGCGCGCGGCGGCTTCCGCATCCAAAGTGGCAATCTTCTGCCCCAGCTCATTGGCTTCGGCCCGGGAGCGGTCAAGCGCCTCTTGCAGCGGACCCACTGCAGAGGCACGCTCAACGAGTGTGGCCTTCTCGACTTTTAGGGCATCGAGCTCGCCCACCTGTCCCAGGCGCGGGCGCAACAGGATGTAGACCAAAATTCCGACGAGTACGCCACCCGCGACGAAAACACCTAGACCTATGACGAGTGGCATGAACTGAATTCTATCTCAGCCACCCAGCATCTCGCGCACAAATTCTCCGCGCACGACGCCCACGACCCACTCGGTCTCCTCCTCGGTCGGCCGTTGATGCCAATCGTACATGAACCCTTCCACCAGGTCGTCGCGGTGGACGGTTTTGTTCAATTGGTATACAGGCAAGTAGGTCTCCCGGAGGACGGGATAACACTTGTTGGGGAGTGGCGGCTGCATCACCGCGTAGTCGTCCGTGACGTCGATGATCACTACTTTTGTAAGGTTAAAGCGCCAAAGTTCAGCATCCATGCGTGCACTCATACGTGTCCCTAGAGACGGACCAGCAGCAAGTGATGATGCATTTCGATGAGTCTTTGCGCGCGTCTTGCTCTTTTGAACCCAACCTAGGATAAAATGAACTCGGAATAATTCCTACACCCGATCAGCAACGGCGCTGCTCTGGCCATATTAAACAACGAGGTAACTCTCACAATGAAGCGCAAGGCTTTTACTCTTATTGAACTGCTGGTCGTCATTGCGATCATCGCGATCCTCGCGGCGATCCTCTTCCCTGTTTTCGCGCAGGCGAAGCTGGCAGCGAAGAAGACTCAGATGATCACGAATGCTAAGCAGACGGGTCTGAGTATCATTCTCTACACCGACTCAAGCGACGATTCGTATCCGATCTGCGTCGTTCCCAACCTCACCGCTGCGGTCGAGACTTACCGGCCGTTCGATAACACGGCTCAGGCGCCCAATGGCTGGTTCAACTACCCAGGAGCCCAGGACGAGTACGCCCTGATCTGGACGAATACGACCGAGCCGTATCGCAAGAACTCTGGCATCGTCGAGATGCCCGGCGCAAAGGTCGTGCAGATCTCGGCCGCACCGTGGGCCGCAGGCTACGGCGCGAAGCTGAAGACACCATGGAAGACCAACCTGACCATGAACGGCAACCTGCATACGATGTCCACCAGTGGCGTCGCTTCGGTCAGCCGCATGCCGCTTGCCTGGCAGGGCTTTGGCGACATCACCCAGGAGGGTGCGACCATGGCCAACCCGCGCTTGCTGTGTAATGGTACGGGTCCGTGCCGCTTCAATCCCGGTGGACTGCCGCAAGGCAACGCCACAGGCACGCGCGGCGACGTCTTCACCATGAGCAGCCGCTCGCAGGGTGGTCCTCGCTACGCACCGTTCGGTGGTCAGAACATCTACGTGTTCTGCGACAGCTCGGCCAAGGCGATCAGTTTCGGTTCTGGCAACAAGTCGTCCTACCCATCGAGCACGAACTCGCTGGTGCCGCTCCAGTTCCTGGATTCGGAGACGTATGCTGAGTCGAACTTCATCCGCGGCCGTTTCGCAGGCTCGACTTCGATCCTGTACGTCGCGGCGTTTATGCCGGATAACGAGTTCTCGAACTAAGGTACAAATCTGATGATGAAGAAGCTTAGTTTGCTCCTCGTTTTGGCCGTCGCCATCATGGCTGTCGGTTGCGGCAAGAAGGAAGAAGCTGCGGCACCTGCCACAGCACCGGACGCCACGGCAGCAGCTCCTGCCACAAAGACTGACCCCAACGCAGCAGTTGGCGGCGCGGCAACCACCGCTCCTCCGCAGGAAGCGACCAACACGGGCGTTCAGGACGTCAAGCCGACCGACGCAGGGACCCGCTAAGAGTCCTCGTCAAAGGCAATGAGAAAGGGCGGCGCGAGTTTCGCGCCGCCCTTTCTTCATCAGTCCTTCTTCGGGACCAATTCCGTCGCCGGTCCGACATCGACGGGTCGTTTGAAGACCCCCTGAATCTCGCTATTCAGCAGATCCCGCGGCATGCCAGGCGCTTTGTCTCCGCCGCGCCAAGTAAAGGGGAGCAAGACCGTAACGCGACGATTGCTAAAGTGATACGGGTCTTCCGGTACCTTCAAGCGCGTCGGGCCGTACGCCCGGACCTCCAGAAACTGATTGCTCGGGACGCCGCTGCCGCGGAGAGCCCGTCGCATGGCGAAGGCACGATCGTTACTCAAGTCCCAGTTGTCATAGCCGTTCCCCACGTAGGGGCGAGCATCGGTGTGTCCCTCAATCACGATCTTGCGATTGACACGCGTCAGGATGGGTGCCACTCGTCGGATCAGCGTTAACGCTCCCGGCCGGATCTGCGAGGAACCCACTTCGAAGAACACCGCGCCCGCGTTCTCCACAAAGTCGATCACGAGCCCTTCGTCGTTGACCGAGACTTCGACGTTCTTGTACAGTGCCTGGACGGCTGCGTCGTTTGGCCCGGCACCGGTCCCGGACTCGTTGGCGGCTCCTTTCAGAGCGTTCTTGATTTCGGCTGCGGCACGCGCGGCCTCGGTTCGCTCGGTTCGGATCTCCGTGTCGCCTGCACCTTTGCTACTGGACTTCGACGTGCTGTACGGACTGCCATTGCTAGGCTGGATATTAACGCGCGACTTGGGCTCGTTCTTGGTAAAACCGAGCGGGTCGTTGAAGTATCCCTGGATCATGCTCCGGGTGGAGTCGGTCATTCCCATGATCCACATAACCATGAAGAACGCCATCATCGCCGTGACGAAGTCCGCGTAGGCGACCTTCCAGGCACCACCGTGGTGACCGTGGCCATGACCCTTCTTCTTCTTGATGATAATGGGAGTGCCGTCAGCCATAGCGATTCGCGCTCGTTAAGCGGCCTTCTCCTTCACCGCCGTCTCCAACTCAGTGAAGCCAGGTCGGAGGGCGGGAACGATGTTGCGGCGAGCGAACTCCACGCAGGTGATCGGCGATTCGCCGCGGGCAAAACTGAAAAGGGCAAACCGGATGCAGTTCATATACTGCTCTTCGGATTTGAGACGAATCTCCATCGCCTTGGCCATCGGGCCGAACACGCCGTACGCGAGCAAGATACCGACGAAAGTACCGACGAGAGCGGCAGCAACCGACTGACCGATTGCGGCGGCTTCGCCACCAATCTTTCCCATCGTGATGATAACGCCCAAAACGGCAGCGACGATACCGAAACCGGGCATGGCGTCGCCGACGGTCTGGATTGCATCGACAGGTACTTTGGCTTCAGCGTGGGCGACCTCGAGGTCAAGCTCCATCATCTCGGCGAGGTCGTGCGGACCGACGGCACCGGTGAGGATCACCTTCAGGGTATCGCAGAAGAAGTCAGTGGCGTGGTGATTCGCCAGGAATGTAGGAAACTTGCTGATGATGTCGGACTCCGACGGCGATTCGACGTGCTTTTCGAGGCCGAGCAGACCTTCCTTCCTCGCGATCGTGAAGAGCTGGTACATCATCTTCAGCAGATCGACGAACGCCGGCTTTGTGAATGGGTCTGGCTTCAGCAGCCCCATGACCGCCTGGATACACGCCGTGAAACCGGACATGCCGTTGGCAGCGATGAGCGATCCCGCAGCACAACCACCCAGGATCACGAATTCGTTGATCTGGATGAGAACGGCGATGTTACCGTGGTGCATGACATAGCCAATCAAGGTGGCTGCCAACACGATAAAGATTCCAATGAAGGTGAACATAACCTTTGCGCGCGGGAGACAGTCGGTCTCCTAGCAGATTTATCGGCAAGATGCGGCCCAAAACGCAGGCTGTGATCGGAGTCGGTACACTTTCCGGGTCCATGACCCTCGAACAGCAAATCGAATTCCTCTCTCGCGGTACGACCGAGATCATCAACCGCGACGACCTCACGAAGAAGCTCGCATCCGGGAAGAACCTGCGCATCAAGCTGGGCGTGGACCCGACTGCTGCCGACGTGACCCTCGGTTGGGCGGTGGTCCTGCGCAAGCTCCGCGACTTCCAGCGCCTGGGCCACACTGCCTGTCTGGTGATCGGCGATTTCACCGCCCAGATCGGCGATCCGAGCGGAAAGAGCAAGACCCGTAAGCAGCTTACGCGTGAGGAGGTGCAGTCCAATGTTGAGGCGGTCTCGCAGCAAGTCTTCAAGATCCTAGACCCGGATCGCACCGAGATCAGCTACAACCGCGATTGGCTGGGAACGATGACCTTTGAAGACGTGATTCGGCTCGCATCGCGCACCACCGTCGCGCGTATCCTCGAGCGCGACGATTTCTCCAAGCGACTCAAGGAGGAGCGACCGATCGCGCTCCACGAGATCCTCTATCCGCTCTGCCAAGGGTATGACTCGGTCGCACTGCGAGCCGACGTCGAGCTCGGTGGGAACGATCAGATGTTCAACAACCTCGTCGGCCGGACGCTGATGAGCCAGTACGAGATGGAACCGCAAGTCGTGGTGCTCTCGCCGTTGCTCATCGGCACCGACGGAACCGAGAAGATGTCCCAATCGCTCGGCAACTACGTCAGCATCATCGACACGCCCCGAGACATGTACGGCAAGACCATGTCGATCCCGGACTCACTCATCGAGAACTGGCTGGTGCTGTGCACCGATGTTCCCATTGATGAGATCGCGACGCTCGTGAAGAGCTGCCACGACGGCAGTGTCAACCCGCGCGACGTTAAGCGGCGGCTCGCCCGCGAGATCGTTTCCCTGTACCATTCGGCTGAGGCCGCGGAGGCGGAGGACAACTACTTTATCGAGACGTTCTCCAAGAAGACCCAGGTGGGCGACGCCGAAGAGGTGAAGATCCCCGAGAGCTGCATCCACGATGGTCAAATTGCCATGCATGCGCTGATCACGACGCTCGGGTTGGCCAAAAGCAATAGCGAGGCCAAGAGCAAGATTCAGCAAGGTGGCGTCGCACTGGATGCGGACAAGGTGTCCGACTTGCTGATGCCCATCGACCAGGTTGTGGGCCGAATCTTGCGGGTCGGAAAGCACGAATTCCGCCGCCTATCGTAGTCAGCGAAACCGACCTCCACAAACTAAGGAGGGCAGAAGCGGATTTCCGCTTCTGCCATTCAGTAGTGTTTTCGGGAGAGGCCTGTGCCTTACTTGGACTTGCGTCGTCGGGCAACGAGTGCAAGGACACCAAGTCCCATCGCGGCGATCGAGGCTGGCTCAGGCACAGCCTTGATGAATCGCTGCTCAACCAGGCCGATACCAGCGAGGTCGCGGGCGTCAGTGTTTGGAGCACTCAGGAAGATCGACTTCTTAACCTTGATGAACTTAGCTGGCTTGCGCAGTGTCCACGCCTTGTTGAACGAACCCGAGGTCGTCGAAGTCACGAGCACGCCATCGTTGATGCCGTTCGTAAAGTCGTTCTGATCCTCGACGATCTCCGAAACCTGGACGAGACCGCTGCCGGTCGCGAGAGCGTTACCAGCAAGCTGGACGCCGGTGATCATCTCGTTCGCACCTGCGGTCACGAGGAACGTGATCGAGATGGTCGTGCTGCGGAGCGGCAAGTTATCGCCAACC
This genomic interval carries:
- a CDS encoding riboflavin synthase, yielding MFTGLVQAVGTVKETRPGKLILSPIDLGDEPVQLGESIAINGCCLTVIEFEPGMTFELSPETYTRTNFGDVVPGSGVNLERALRVGDRLGGHIVQGHVDAIGRILDIQERGEHTVYRFEAPDARYLIDKGSVTVDGISLTVVHPTDAHFEAWVIPHTRQHTNLMDRKVGDRVNLEYDVLAKHVERLINFRING
- a CDS encoding 1-acyl-sn-glycerol-3-phosphate acyltransferase; translation: MMDRGTWWYRFICDATRTLVFRPFGGLRAIHPEKIPDDGPLIFAPTHMSNFDPPACACCQPRCLTFMAKRELFKVPVIGPIIRSVGAFPVRRGENDSEAIRLAIRLLEEGRAVLVFPEGTRGDGTHMGPISSGLAMLAKRTNARILPIAMIGSHITLPKGRSWPRRHRIDIVFGDSFTFDEVAGEGNERLKRVRFVNELAKRLADLSAAHGQPLIIAESNRTTPDSGSAETESGTSAPASPETQSQP
- the rmuC gene encoding DNA recombination protein RmuC — its product is MPLVIGLGVFVAGGVLVGILVYILLRPRLGQVGELDALKVEKATLVERASAVGPLQEALDRSRAEANELGQKIATLDAEAAARDRQFAEQKQLLADAENRMREAFQNLANTAVQTSQGTFLELAKSEFEKLRGASESDLDKRKVAIEALLKPIEEKLGNFNVVQQDMERARTEAYGELRKSLETVKGDHERLQRETRNLVQALRNPVRRGQWGELQLKRVVEMAGMLEYCDFETQKNLNTDDGRLRPDLIVKLPNNRTVVVDAKTPLDAYLSSVDAEEEDARRTMLVEHARQVKKHVEQLSAKSYDKQFESSPEFVVLFLPGESLYSAALEQDPSLIEFGVNNNVLIATPTTLIALLRSVAAGWRQEKLAEEARHITTLGRDLHSAFRVFADHYQNMGKKLTQAVDAYNDSVGSLERNILPKARKLKSLGGAQEAAVVDLNDIDISARTIHAPEVSALPASAGLFEEGSDA
- a CDS encoding prepilin-type N-terminal cleavage/methylation domain-containing protein, yielding MKRKAFTLIELLVVIAIIAILAAILFPVFAQAKLAAKKTQMITNAKQTGLSIILYTDSSDDSYPICVVPNLTAAVETYRPFDNTAQAPNGWFNYPGAQDEYALIWTNTTEPYRKNSGIVEMPGAKVVQISAAPWAAGYGAKLKTPWKTNLTMNGNLHTMSTSGVASVSRMPLAWQGFGDITQEGATMANPRLLCNGTGPCRFNPGGLPQGNATGTRGDVFTMSSRSQGGPRYAPFGGQNIYVFCDSSAKAISFGSGNKSSYPSSTNSLVPLQFLDSETYAESNFIRGRFAGSTSILYVAAFMPDNEFSN
- a CDS encoding flagellar motor protein MotB, which gives rise to MADGTPIIIKKKKGHGHGHHGGAWKVAYADFVTAMMAFFMVMWIMGMTDSTRSMIQGYFNDPLGFTKNEPKSRVNIQPSNGSPYSTSKSSSKGAGDTEIRTERTEAARAAAEIKNALKGAANESGTGAGPNDAAVQALYKNVEVSVNDEGLVIDFVENAGAVFFEVGSSQIRPGALTLIRRVAPILTRVNRKIVIEGHTDARPYVGNGYDNWDLSNDRAFAMRRALRGSGVPSNQFLEVRAYGPTRLKVPEDPYHFSNRRVTVLLPFTWRGGDKAPGMPRDLLNSEIQGVFKRPVDVGPATELVPKKD
- the motA gene encoding flagellar motor stator protein MotA, encoding MFTFIGIFIVLAATLIGYVMHHGNIAVLIQINEFVILGGCAAGSLIAANGMSGFTACIQAVMGLLKPDPFTKPAFVDLLKMMYQLFTIARKEGLLGLEKHVESPSESDIISKFPTFLANHHATDFFCDTLKVILTGAVGPHDLAEMMELDLEVAHAEAKVPVDAIQTVGDAMPGFGIVAAVLGVIITMGKIGGEAAAIGQSVAAALVGTFVGILLAYGVFGPMAKAMEIRLKSEEQYMNCIRFALFSFARGESPITCVEFARRNIVPALRPGFTELETAVKEKAA
- a CDS encoding tyrosine--tRNA ligase → MTLEQQIEFLSRGTTEIINRDDLTKKLASGKNLRIKLGVDPTAADVTLGWAVVLRKLRDFQRLGHTACLVIGDFTAQIGDPSGKSKTRKQLTREEVQSNVEAVSQQVFKILDPDRTEISYNRDWLGTMTFEDVIRLASRTTVARILERDDFSKRLKEERPIALHEILYPLCQGYDSVALRADVELGGNDQMFNNLVGRTLMSQYEMEPQVVVLSPLLIGTDGTEKMSQSLGNYVSIIDTPRDMYGKTMSIPDSLIENWLVLCTDVPIDEIATLVKSCHDGSVNPRDVKRRLAREIVSLYHSAEAAEAEDNYFIETFSKKTQVGDAEEVKIPESCIHDGQIAMHALITTLGLAKSNSEAKSKIQQGGVALDADKVSDLLMPIDQVVGRILRVGKHEFRRLS
- a CDS encoding PEP-CTERM sorting domain-containing protein — its product is MKKITGKMIAVALVATAAVGANALTFSNFVITGDAGIIGTLGTDHFIKTYDCDVDITFNKAWVGDNLPLRSTTISITFLVTAGANEMITGVQLAGNALATGSGLVQVSEIVEDQNDFTNGINDGVLVTSTTSGSFNKAWTLRKPAKFIKVKKSIFLSAPNTDARDLAGIGLVEQRFIKAVPEPASIAAMGLGVLALVARRRKSK